The Bacillus vallismortis genome window below encodes:
- the rpoB gene encoding DNA-directed RNA polymerase subunit beta, with the protein MTGQLVQYGRHRQRRSYARISEVLELPNLIEIQTSSYQWFLDEGLREMFQDISPIEDFTGNLSLEFIDYSLGEPKYPVEESKERDVTYSAPLRVKVRLINKETGEVKDQDVFMGDFPIMTDTGTFIINGAERVIVSQLVRSPSVYFSGKVDKNGKKGFTATVIPNRGAWLEYETDAKDVVYVRIDRTRKLPVTVLLRALGFGSDQEILDLVGENEYLRNTLDKDNTENSDKALLEIYERLRPGEPPTVENAKSLLDSRFFDPKRYDLANVGRYKINKKLHIKNRLFNQRLAETLVDPETGEILAEKGQILDRRTLDKVLPYLESGIGFRKLYPNGGVVEDEVTLQSIKIYAPTDQEGEQVINVIGNAYIEEEIKNITPADIISSISYFFNLLHGVGDTDDIDHLGNRRLRSVGELLQNQFRIGLSRMERVVRERMSIQDTNTITPQQLINIRPVIASIKEFFGSSQLSQFMDQTNPLAELTHKRRLSALGPGGLTRERAGMEVRDVHYSHYGRMCPIETPEGPNIGLINSLSSYAKVNRFGFIETPYRRVDPETGKVTGRIDYLTADEEDNYVVAQANARLDDDGSFIDDSIIARFRGENTVVSRNRVDYMDVSPKQVVSAATACIPFLENDDSNRALMGANMQRQAVPLMQPEAPFVGTGMEYVSGKDSGAAVICKHPGIVERVEAKNVWVRRYEEVDGQKVKGNLDKYSMLKFVRSNQGTCYNQRPIVSVGDEVVKGEILADGPSMELGELALGRNVMVGFMTWDGYNYEDAIIMSERLVKDDVYTSIHIEEYESEARDTKLGPEEITRDIPNVGEDALRNLDDRGIIRIGAEVKDGDLLVGKVTPKGVTELTAEERLLHAIFGEKAREVRDTSLRVPHGGGGIIHDVKVFNREDGDELPPGVNQLVRVYIVQKRKISEGDKMAGRHGNKGVISKILPEEDMPYLPDGTPIDIMLNPLGVPSRMNIGQVLELHMGMAARYLGIHIASPVFDGAREEDVWETLEEAGMSRDAKTVLYDGRSGEPFDNRVSVGIMYMIKLAHMVDDKLHARSTGPYSLVTQQPLGGKAQFGGQRFGEMEVWALEAYGAAYTLQEILTVKSDDVVGRVKTYEAIVKGDNVPEPGVPESFKVLIKELQSLGMDVKILSGDEEEIEMRDLEDEEDAKQADGLALSGDEEPEETASADVERDVVTKE; encoded by the coding sequence TTGACAGGTCAACTAGTTCAGTATGGACGACACCGCCAGCGCAGAAGCTATGCTCGCATTAGCGAAGTGTTAGAATTACCAAATCTCATTGAAATTCAAACCTCTTCTTATCAGTGGTTTCTTGATGAGGGTCTTAGAGAGATGTTTCAAGACATATCACCAATTGAGGATTTCACTGGTAACCTCTCTCTTGAGTTCATTGATTATAGTTTAGGTGAGCCTAAATATCCTGTAGAGGAATCAAAAGAACGTGATGTGACTTACTCAGCTCCGCTAAGAGTGAAGGTTCGTTTAATTAACAAAGAAACTGGAGAGGTAAAAGACCAAGATGTCTTCATGGGGGATTTCCCGATTATGACAGATACAGGTACTTTTATCATTAATGGTGCGGAACGTGTAATCGTTTCCCAGCTTGTTCGGTCTCCAAGTGTATATTTCAGTGGTAAAGTAGACAAAAACGGTAAAAAAGGTTTTACCGCAACTGTCATTCCAAACCGTGGCGCATGGTTAGAATACGAAACTGATGCGAAAGATGTTGTTTATGTCCGCATTGATCGCACACGTAAGTTGCCGGTTACGGTTCTTTTGCGTGCTCTCGGCTTCGGTTCCGATCAAGAGATTCTTGATCTCGTAGGAGAAAATGAATACCTGCGAAATACGCTTGATAAAGATAACACAGAAAATAGCGACAAAGCTTTGCTTGAAATTTACGAACGTCTCCGTCCTGGAGAGCCACCTACAGTTGAAAATGCGAAAAGCTTGCTTGATTCGCGTTTCTTTGATCCGAAACGTTACGATCTTGCCAATGTAGGACGCTATAAAATTAATAAAAAACTTCATATTAAGAATCGCCTCTTTAATCAGAGACTTGCTGAAACGCTTGTTGACCCTGAAACAGGAGAAATCCTTGCTGAAAAAGGTCAGATTCTTGATAGAAGAACACTTGATAAAGTACTGCCATACTTAGAAAGCGGAATCGGTTTCAGAAAGCTGTATCCAAATGGCGGTGTTGTTGAAGATGAAGTAACTCTTCAATCGATTAAAATCTATGCTCCGACTGACCAAGAAGGAGAACAGGTTATCAATGTAATCGGCAATGCTTACATTGAAGAAGAGATTAAAAACATTACGCCTGCTGATATTATTTCCTCTATCAGCTACTTCTTCAACCTGCTGCACGGAGTAGGCGATACAGATGATATCGATCATCTTGGAAACCGCCGTTTACGTTCTGTAGGTGAACTTCTCCAGAACCAATTCCGTATCGGGTTAAGCCGTATGGAGCGTGTGGTTCGTGAGAGAATGTCAATTCAAGATACGAATACAATTACGCCTCAGCAGTTGATCAATATTCGTCCTGTTATTGCGTCCATTAAAGAGTTCTTTGGAAGCTCTCAGCTTTCCCAGTTCATGGACCAGACGAACCCGCTTGCTGAATTAACGCATAAGCGTCGTCTGTCAGCATTAGGACCAGGCGGATTGACACGTGAACGTGCCGGAATGGAAGTGCGTGACGTTCACTACTCCCACTATGGCCGTATGTGTCCGATTGAAACACCTGAGGGTCCAAACATCGGTTTGATCAACTCGCTTTCATCTTATGCAAAAGTAAACCGTTTTGGTTTCATCGAAACGCCTTATCGCCGTGTTGACCCTGAAACAGGGAAGGTAACGGGCAGAATCGATTACTTAACTGCTGATGAAGAGGATAACTATGTTGTCGCTCAGGCGAACGCTCGTCTTGATGACGATGGCTCATTTATTGATGACAGCATCATCGCCCGTTTCCGCGGGGAGAACACCGTTGTTTCCAGAAACCGTGTGGATTACATGGATGTATCACCTAAGCAGGTTGTTTCTGCTGCGACAGCATGTATCCCGTTCCTAGAAAACGATGACTCCAACCGTGCCCTCATGGGAGCGAACATGCAACGTCAGGCTGTGCCTTTGATGCAGCCGGAAGCGCCGTTCGTTGGAACTGGTATGGAATATGTATCAGGTAAAGACTCTGGTGCCGCTGTTATTTGTAAACACCCTGGTATCGTTGAACGCGTAGAAGCGAAGAACGTTTGGGTTCGCCGTTATGAAGAAGTAGATGGTCAAAAAGTAAAAGGGAACCTGGATAAATACAGCATGCTGAAATTTGTCCGCTCCAACCAAGGTACTTGCTACAATCAACGTCCGATCGTAAGTGTCGGCGATGAAGTGGTAAAAGGAGAAATCCTTGCTGACGGTCCTTCTATGGAGCTTGGTGAACTTGCACTTGGCCGTAACGTAATGGTTGGCTTCATGACTTGGGATGGCTACAACTATGAGGATGCCATCATCATGAGTGAACGCCTTGTGAAGGATGATGTTTATACATCTATCCACATTGAAGAATATGAATCAGAAGCACGCGATACGAAACTTGGACCTGAAGAAATCACTCGCGATATTCCAAACGTCGGTGAAGATGCGCTTCGCAATCTTGATGACCGCGGAATCATCCGTATTGGGGCAGAAGTGAAAGACGGAGATCTTCTTGTTGGTAAAGTAACGCCTAAAGGTGTAACTGAACTGACTGCTGAAGAACGCCTGCTTCACGCCATCTTTGGTGAAAAGGCCCGCGAGGTTCGTGATACTTCTCTTCGTGTGCCTCACGGCGGCGGCGGAATTATCCACGACGTTAAAGTCTTCAATCGTGAAGACGGAGATGAACTTCCTCCAGGCGTTAACCAGTTGGTACGTGTGTATATCGTTCAGAAACGTAAGATTTCTGAAGGGGATAAAATGGCCGGTCGTCACGGTAACAAAGGTGTTATCTCTAAGATTCTTCCTGAAGAGGATATGCCTTACCTTCCTGACGGCACACCAATTGATATCATGCTTAACCCGCTGGGCGTACCATCACGTATGAACATCGGGCAGGTATTGGAGCTCCATATGGGTATGGCCGCTCGTTATCTCGGCATCCACATTGCGTCACCGGTATTTGACGGAGCGCGTGAAGAGGATGTTTGGGAAACACTTGAAGAAGCCGGAATGTCTCGTGACGCCAAAACGGTTCTTTACGACGGGCGTAGCGGAGAGCCGTTTGATAACCGTGTATCTGTTGGTATTATGTACATGATTAAACTGGCTCACATGGTTGACGATAAACTTCATGCGCGCTCTACAGGCCCTTACTCACTTGTTACGCAGCAGCCTCTTGGCGGTAAAGCGCAATTTGGCGGACAGCGTTTTGGTGAGATGGAGGTTTGGGCACTTGAAGCTTACGGTGCGGCTTACACTCTTCAAGAAATTCTGACTGTTAAATCTGATGACGTGGTTGGACGTGTGAAAACATACGAAGCCATCGTTAAAGGCGACAACGTTCCTGAACCAGGTGTTCCGGAATCATTCAAAGTATTAATCAAGGAACTTCAAAGCTTAGGTATGGATGTCAAAATCCTTTCTGGTGATGAAGAAGAAATAGAAATGAGAGATTTAGAAGACGAAGAAGATGCAAAACAAGCTGACGGCCTGGCGTTATCAGGTGATGAAGAGCCGGAGGAAACAGCATCTGCAGACGTTGAACGAGATGTAGTAACAAAAGAATAA
- the rpoC gene encoding DNA-directed RNA polymerase subunit beta': MLDVNNFEYMNIGLASPDKIRSWSFGEVKKPETINYRTLKPEKDGLFCERIFGPTKDWECHCGKYKRVRYKGVVCDRCGVEVTRAKVRRERMGHIELAAPVSHIWYFKGIPSRMGLVLDMSPRALEEVIYFASYVVTDPANTPLEKKQLLSEKEYRAYLDKYGNKFQASMGAEAIHKLLQDIDLVKEVDMLKEELKTSQGQRRTRAIKRLEVLEAFRNSGNKPSWMILDVLPVIPPELRPMVQLDGGRFATSDLNDLYRRVINRNNRLKRLLDLGAPSIIVQNEKRMLQEAVDALIDNGRRGRPVTGPGNRPLKSLSHMLKGKQGRFRQNLLGKRVDYSGRSVIVVGPHLKMYQCGLPKEMALELFKPFVMKELVEKGLAHNIKSAKRKIERVQPEVWDVLESVIKEHPVLLNRAPTLHRLGIQAFEPTLVEGRAIRLHPLVCTAYNADFDGDQMAVHVPLSAEAQAEARILMLAAQNILNPKDGKPVVTPSQDMVLGNYYLTLERAGAVGEGMVFKNTDEALLAYQNGYVHLHTRVAVPASSLKNVTFTEEQRSKLLITTVGKLVFNEILPESFPYMNEPTKSNIEEKTPDRFFLEKGADVKAAIAQQPINAPFKKGILGKIIAEIFKRFHITETSKMLDRMKNLGFRYSTKAGITVGVSDIVVLDDKQEILEEAQGKVDNVMKQFRRGLITEEERYERVISIWSAAKDVIQGKLMQSLDELNPIYMMSDSGARGNASNFTQLAGMRGLMANPAGRIIELPIKSSFREGLTVLEYFISTHGARKGLADTALKTADSGYLTRRLVDVAQDVIIRETDCGTDRGILAKPLKEGTETIERLEERLIGRFARKQVKHPETGEVLVNENELIDEDKALEIVEAGIEEVWIRSAFTCNTPHGVCKRCYGRNLATGSDVEVGEAVGIIAAQSIGEPGTQLTMRTFHTGGVAGDDITQGLPRIQELFEARNPKGQATITEIDGTVVEINEVRDKQQEIVVQGAVETRSYTAPYNSRLKVAEGDKITRGQVLTEGSIDPKELLKVTDMTAVQEYLLHEVQKVYRMQGVEIGDKHVEVMVRQMLRKVRVIDAGDTDVLPGTLLDIHQFTEANKKVLLEGNRPATGRPVLLGITKASLETDSFLSAASFQETTRVLTDAAIKGKRDELLGLKENVIIGKLVPAGTGMMKYRKVKTVSNVQPTDDMVPVE; this comes from the coding sequence TTGCTAGATGTGAACAATTTTGAGTATATGAACATCGGTCTTGCTTCACCGGATAAAATCCGTTCATGGTCTTTTGGTGAAGTGAAAAAGCCTGAAACGATAAACTATCGTACGTTAAAACCTGAAAAGGACGGTCTATTCTGCGAACGCATTTTCGGACCGACTAAAGACTGGGAATGTCATTGCGGGAAGTACAAGCGAGTTCGTTATAAAGGCGTAGTTTGTGACCGCTGCGGAGTCGAAGTAACACGGGCTAAAGTCCGTCGTGAGAGAATGGGGCACATTGAACTGGCTGCCCCAGTTTCCCACATTTGGTATTTCAAAGGTATTCCAAGCCGTATGGGTCTTGTGCTGGATATGTCACCTCGTGCTTTAGAAGAAGTCATTTACTTTGCTTCTTACGTTGTAACTGATCCGGCAAACACACCGCTTGAAAAGAAACAGCTTCTGTCTGAGAAAGAATACCGTGCTTATCTCGATAAATACGGTAATAAATTCCAAGCATCCATGGGTGCAGAAGCGATTCATAAGCTTCTTCAAGATATTGATCTTGTAAAAGAAGTTGATATGTTAAAAGAAGAGCTGAAAACATCACAAGGGCAGCGCCGTACTCGTGCGATCAAACGCCTGGAAGTTTTAGAAGCCTTCCGTAACTCAGGAAACAAGCCTTCTTGGATGATCCTTGATGTGCTCCCTGTTATTCCTCCTGAGCTTAGACCGATGGTTCAGCTTGATGGCGGACGTTTTGCGACTTCTGATTTGAACGACCTTTATCGTCGTGTCATCAACCGTAATAATCGTTTGAAACGTCTTTTGGATCTTGGTGCACCTAGCATCATTGTTCAAAACGAAAAGCGTATGCTTCAAGAGGCTGTCGATGCCTTAATTGACAACGGCCGCCGCGGACGCCCTGTAACAGGTCCTGGTAACAGACCGTTAAAATCTCTTTCTCACATGTTGAAAGGGAAGCAAGGCCGTTTCCGTCAAAACCTTCTTGGTAAACGTGTCGATTACTCCGGACGTTCTGTAATCGTTGTTGGTCCTCATTTGAAAATGTACCAATGCGGATTGCCGAAGGAAATGGCGCTTGAACTTTTCAAACCTTTCGTTATGAAAGAGCTTGTTGAAAAAGGTCTTGCTCACAACATTAAGAGTGCGAAACGTAAAATTGAGCGCGTACAGCCTGAGGTATGGGATGTACTAGAATCAGTTATCAAGGAGCACCCGGTACTTCTGAACCGTGCCCCTACACTTCACAGACTAGGTATCCAAGCGTTTGAACCAACGCTTGTTGAAGGACGCGCAATCCGCCTTCACCCGCTCGTATGTACAGCTTATAACGCTGACTTTGATGGTGACCAAATGGCGGTTCACGTACCATTATCTGCAGAAGCTCAAGCTGAAGCACGCATCTTGATGCTTGCCGCTCAGAACATCTTGAACCCTAAAGATGGTAAACCGGTTGTAACACCGTCTCAGGATATGGTACTGGGTAACTATTATCTGACACTTGAGCGTGCCGGTGCTGTCGGTGAAGGTATGGTTTTCAAGAATACAGACGAAGCGCTTCTTGCTTATCAAAACGGATATGTCCACCTTCATACGAGAGTAGCTGTTCCAGCTAGCTCCCTTAAGAATGTGACATTTACCGAAGAGCAGCGCTCAAAATTGTTAATTACAACTGTCGGTAAGCTTGTCTTCAATGAAATTCTGCCGGAATCATTCCCTTACATGAATGAACCAACGAAGAGCAACATTGAAGAGAAAACACCTGACCGTTTCTTCTTAGAAAAAGGTGCCGATGTTAAAGCTGCCATTGCACAGCAGCCAATCAATGCACCGTTTAAAAAAGGCATTCTGGGTAAAATCATCGCGGAAATCTTTAAACGATTCCATATCACGGAAACGTCTAAAATGCTTGACCGTATGAAAAACCTAGGTTTCAGATACTCTACAAAAGCTGGTATTACAGTTGGTGTTTCTGATATCGTCGTTCTCGATGATAAGCAAGAAATTCTTGAAGAAGCACAAGGTAAAGTTGATAACGTTATGAAGCAATTCCGACGTGGTTTAATCACTGAAGAAGAACGCTATGAGAGAGTTATCTCTATCTGGAGTGCTGCGAAAGACGTTATCCAAGGCAAACTAATGCAATCACTTGATGAGCTCAACCCAATCTACATGATGAGTGACTCTGGTGCCCGTGGTAACGCGTCTAACTTTACACAGCTTGCCGGAATGCGCGGTCTGATGGCCAACCCGGCTGGACGTATCATTGAATTGCCGATCAAATCAAGTTTCCGTGAAGGTCTGACAGTATTGGAGTACTTTATCTCTACTCACGGTGCGCGTAAAGGTCTTGCCGATACCGCCCTTAAAACAGCTGACTCAGGGTACCTTACACGTCGTCTCGTTGACGTTGCGCAGGATGTTATCATCCGTGAAACTGATTGCGGAACTGACCGAGGCATTCTTGCTAAGCCTCTTAAAGAAGGAACGGAAACCATTGAGCGCTTAGAAGAACGCTTAATTGGCCGGTTTGCACGAAAACAAGTGAAGCACCCTGAAACAGGTGAAGTACTTGTCAATGAAAACGAACTGATCGATGAAGATAAAGCACTAGAGATTGTTGAAGCCGGCATTGAAGAAGTCTGGATTCGTTCTGCCTTCACATGTAATACGCCTCATGGTGTATGTAAACGATGCTATGGCCGAAATCTTGCAACTGGCTCCGATGTTGAAGTCGGTGAGGCTGTCGGTATCATTGCTGCCCAATCAATCGGTGAGCCTGGTACACAGTTAACAATGCGTACATTCCATACAGGCGGGGTTGCCGGAGACGATATCACACAGGGTCTTCCGCGTATCCAAGAGCTTTTCGAAGCGCGTAATCCGAAAGGTCAGGCAACAATTACAGAAATCGACGGTACAGTCGTTGAGATCAATGAAGTTCGTGATAAGCAACAGGAAATTGTGGTTCAAGGCGCAGTGGAAACACGTTCTTATACGGCACCTTATAACTCCCGTTTGAAAGTAGCGGAAGGAGATAAAATTACTCGAGGCCAAGTACTGACAGAAGGTTCGATCGATCCGAAAGAGCTTCTGAAAGTGACTGACATGACTGCTGTTCAAGAGTATCTTCTCCATGAGGTTCAAAAGGTTTATCGTATGCAAGGTGTTGAAATCGGTGATAAACACGTAGAAGTAATGGTTCGCCAGATGCTTCGCAAAGTCCGCGTGATTGATGCCGGTGACACTGATGTGCTTCCAGGTACATTGCTTGATATTCACCAATTTACTGAAGCGAACAAAAAGGTATTGCTTGAAGGTAATCGTCCTGCTACAGGTCGTCCTGTTTTACTCGGTATTACAAAAGCATCTCTTGAAACTGATTCATTCTTATCTGCTGCTTCCTTCCAGGAAACAACACGTGTCCTTACAGACGCAGCGATCAAAGGTAAGCGTGATGAGCTTCTCGGCTTGAAAGAGAATGTTATCATCGGTAAGCTTGTTCCGGCTGGTACAGGTATGATGAAATACCGAAAAGTAAAAACAGTTTCAAATGTTCAGCCGACTGATGACATGGTTCCGGTTGAATAA
- a CDS encoding 50S ribosomal protein L7ae-like protein: MSYDKVSQAKSIIIGTKQTVKALKRGSVKEVVVAEDADPILTKSVITLAKDQGIAVSMVESMKKLGKACGIEVGAAAVAIML, translated from the coding sequence ATGTCTTATGATAAAGTATCACAGGCCAAATCAATTATTATTGGTACGAAGCAAACAGTGAAAGCTCTAAAACGAGGTTCGGTAAAGGAAGTAGTCGTTGCAGAAGACGCAGATCCTATCCTTACGAAAAGTGTTATTACACTTGCGAAAGATCAGGGGATCGCAGTCTCAATGGTCGAATCCATGAAAAAGCTCGGCAAAGCCTGCGGAATTGAAGTAGGAGCAGCAGCTGTTGCCATTATGTTATAA
- the rpsL gene encoding 30S ribosomal protein S12, which yields MPTINQLIRKGRVSKVENSKSPALNKGYNSFKKEHTNVSSPQKRGVCTRVGTMTPKKPNSALRKYARVRLTNGIEVTAYIPGIGHNLQEHSVVLIRGGRVKDLPGVRYHIVRGALDTAGVENRAQGRSKYGTKRPKAK from the coding sequence ATGCCTACAATCAATCAGCTAATTCGTAAAGGACGCGTGAGTAAAGTAGAAAACTCAAAGTCTCCTGCACTTAACAAAGGATACAACAGCTTTAAAAAAGAGCACACTAATGTATCTTCTCCACAAAAACGCGGGGTATGTACTCGTGTTGGTACAATGACACCGAAAAAACCGAACTCAGCACTTCGTAAATATGCTCGTGTTCGTTTGACTAACGGAATCGAGGTTACGGCTTACATTCCTGGTATCGGTCACAACCTGCAAGAGCACAGCGTTGTACTAATCCGCGGCGGACGTGTAAAAGACTTACCAGGGGTACGTTACCACATCGTTCGTGGTGCGCTTGACACTGCTGGAGTAGAAAACCGTGCGCAAGGCCGTTCTAAATACGGAACTAAACGTCCTAAAGCAAAATAA
- the rpsG gene encoding 30S ribosomal protein S7 encodes MPRKGPVAKRDVLPDPLYNSKLVSRLINKMMIDGKKGKSQTILYKSFDIIKERTGNDAMEVFEQALKNIMPVLEVKARRVGGANYQVPVEVRPERRTTLGLRWLVNYARLRGEKTMEERLANEILDAANNTGAAVKKREDTHKMAEANKAFAHYRW; translated from the coding sequence ATGCCACGTAAAGGTCCTGTAGCAAAAAGAGATGTTTTACCTGATCCGCTTTATAATTCTAAGCTTGTATCTCGTCTAATCAACAAAATGATGATCGATGGTAAAAAAGGTAAGTCTCAAACAATCCTATACAAGTCATTCGATATCATTAAAGAACGTACTGGCAATGATGCAATGGAGGTTTTCGAACAAGCATTGAAAAACATCATGCCTGTACTTGAAGTTAAAGCACGCCGTGTAGGTGGTGCGAACTACCAAGTTCCTGTAGAAGTTCGTCCTGAACGTCGTACTACTCTCGGACTTCGCTGGTTAGTAAACTATGCTCGTCTTCGCGGAGAAAAAACGATGGAAGAGCGTTTAGCTAACGAAATCCTTGACGCAGCTAACAATACTGGTGCTGCTGTTAAGAAACGCGAAGATACTCATAAGATGGCTGAAGCAAACAAAGCATTTGCTCACTATCGCTGGTAG
- the fusA gene encoding elongation factor G, with product MAREFSLDKTRNIGIMAHIDAGKTTTTERILFYTGRIHKIGETHEGASQMDWMEQEQERGITITSAATTAQWKGYRVNIIDTPGHVDFTVEVERSLRVLDGAVAVLDAQSGVEPQTETVWRQATTYGVPRVVFVNKMDKIGADFLYSVGTLRDRLQANAHAIQLPIGAEDNFEGIIDLVENVAYFYEDDLGTRSDAKEIPEEYKEQAEELRNSLIEAVAELDEELMEKYLEGEEITIDELKAAIRKGTLNVEFYPVLVGSAFKNKGVQLVLDAVLDYLPAPTDVAAIKGVRPDTDEEIVRHSSDEEPFSALAFKVMTDPYVGKLTFFRVYSGTLDSGSYVKNSTKGKRERVGRILQMHANSREEIATVYAGDIAAAVGLKDTSTGDTLCDEKDLVILESMEFPEPVIDVAIEPKSKADQDKMGIALAKLAEEDPTFRTQTNPETGQTIISGMGELHLDIIVDRMKREFKVEANVGAPQVAYRETFRSGAKVEGKFVRQSGGRGQFGHVWIEFEPNEEGAGFEFENAIVGGVVPREYIPAVQAGLEDSLENGVLAGFPLIDIKAKLFDGSYHDVDSNEMAFKVAASMALKNAVSKCNPVLLEPIMKVEVVIPEEYMGDIMGDVTSRRGRVEGMEARGNAQVVRAMVPLAEMFGYATALRSNTQGRGTFTMFMDHYEEVPKSISEEIIKKNKGE from the coding sequence ATGGCAAGAGAGTTCTCCTTAGATAAAACTCGTAATATCGGGATCATGGCTCACATTGATGCTGGTAAAACGACTACTACAGAACGTATCTTGTTCTACACAGGCCGTATCCACAAAATTGGTGAAACTCATGAAGGAGCTTCACAAATGGACTGGATGGAGCAGGAACAAGAACGCGGTATCACAATCACATCCGCTGCGACAACTGCGCAGTGGAAAGGTTACCGCGTAAACATCATCGATACTCCAGGACACGTAGACTTCACAGTTGAAGTTGAACGTTCTCTTCGTGTACTTGATGGTGCGGTTGCTGTACTTGATGCACAATCAGGCGTTGAGCCTCAAACAGAAACAGTATGGCGCCAAGCAACAACTTACGGAGTTCCGCGTGTCGTATTTGTCAACAAAATGGACAAAATCGGCGCAGACTTCCTTTACTCTGTAGGTACTTTAAGAGACCGTCTTCAAGCTAACGCCCATGCAATCCAATTGCCAATCGGTGCTGAAGACAACTTCGAAGGTATCATCGACCTTGTAGAAAACGTTGCGTATTTCTACGAAGATGATCTTGGAACTCGTTCTGATGCGAAAGAAATCCCTGAAGAGTACAAAGAACAAGCTGAAGAGCTTCGTAACAGCTTAATTGAAGCTGTCGCAGAGCTTGATGAAGAGCTTATGGAAAAGTACCTCGAAGGTGAAGAAATCACAATCGACGAGTTGAAAGCTGCAATCCGTAAAGGTACTTTGAATGTTGAATTCTATCCAGTACTAGTCGGTTCTGCTTTCAAAAACAAAGGTGTTCAGCTTGTACTTGATGCAGTTCTTGACTACCTTCCTGCACCAACTGATGTTGCTGCAATCAAAGGTGTACGCCCGGATACTGATGAAGAGATTGTTCGTCATTCTTCTGATGAAGAGCCATTCTCTGCACTTGCATTTAAAGTAATGACTGACCCTTATGTTGGTAAACTGACGTTCTTCCGTGTGTACTCTGGAACTCTTGATTCCGGTTCATACGTGAAAAACTCAACAAAAGGCAAACGTGAGCGTGTCGGACGTATCCTGCAAATGCATGCCAACAGCCGTGAAGAGATCGCTACTGTTTATGCAGGAGACATCGCAGCTGCTGTAGGTCTAAAAGATACATCTACTGGAGATACTCTATGTGACGAAAAGGATCTTGTAATCCTTGAATCAATGGAATTCCCAGAGCCGGTTATCGATGTAGCGATTGAGCCTAAATCAAAAGCTGACCAAGATAAAATGGGTATCGCTTTAGCGAAACTTGCTGAAGAAGATCCTACATTCCGTACTCAAACAAATCCGGAAACTGGTCAGACGATCATCTCTGGTATGGGTGAACTTCACCTTGATATCATTGTTGACCGTATGAAGCGTGAATTCAAAGTAGAAGCTAACGTAGGTGCTCCTCAAGTTGCGTACCGTGAAACATTCCGTTCAGGTGCAAAAGTTGAAGGTAAATTCGTACGTCAATCTGGTGGACGCGGTCAGTTCGGACACGTTTGGATTGAATTCGAACCTAATGAAGAAGGCGCTGGATTTGAATTCGAAAACGCAATCGTCGGTGGTGTTGTTCCTCGTGAATACATCCCAGCCGTACAAGCAGGTCTTGAAGACTCTCTTGAAAATGGTGTCTTAGCAGGATTCCCGCTAATTGACATCAAGGCAAAACTTTTTGATGGATCTTACCATGATGTTGACTCAAATGAAATGGCGTTTAAAGTCGCTGCTTCAATGGCATTGAAAAATGCAGTCAGCAAATGTAACCCTGTTCTTCTTGAACCAATTATGAAAGTTGAAGTTGTTATTCCTGAAGAATACATGGGAGACATCATGGGTGATGTTACTTCTCGTCGCGGACGCGTAGAAGGTATGGAAGCTCGCGGTAACGCACAGGTTGTTCGCGCGATGGTTCCTCTTGCTGAAATGTTCGGTTACGCTACTGCACTTCGTTCTAATACGCAAGGTCGCGGTACGTTCACTATGTTCATGGATCACTACGAAGAAGTACCGAAGAGCATTTCTGAAGAAATTATCAAAAAAAATAAAGGCGAATAA